In Lutra lutra chromosome 5, mLutLut1.2, whole genome shotgun sequence, a single genomic region encodes these proteins:
- the RPL37 gene encoding 60S ribosomal protein L37: MTKGTSSFGKRRNKTHTLCRRCGSKAYHLQKSTCGKCGYPAKRKRKYNWSAKAKRRNTTGTGRMRHLKIVYRRFRHGFREGTTPKPKRAAVAASSSS, encoded by the exons ATG ACGAAAGGGACGTCATCGTTTGGAAAGCGTCGCAATAAGACGCACACGTTGTGCCGCCGCTGTGGCTCGAAGGCCTACCACCTTCAGAAGTCCACGTGTGGCAAATGCGGCTACCCTGCCAAGCGCAAGAGAAAGT ATAACTGGAGTGCCAAGGCTAAAAGACGAAACACCACTGGGACCGGTCGAATGAGGCACCTAAAAATTGTATACCGCAGATTCAG GCATGGATTCCGTGAAGGAACAACACCTAAGCCCAAGAGGGCGGCTGTTGCAGCATCCAGTTCATCTTAA